The following nucleotide sequence is from candidate division KSB1 bacterium.
AGGAGGGTTTGCGGTTTGCCATTCGCGAGGGCGGCCGCACGGTCGGCGCTGGCGTGGTCACCAAGATCCTTGAATAGCTACTCTCTTGGCAATGGGTAAGGCGCGATGCCGGGACAGAAAATTCGCATCAAATTGAAAGCGTACGATCATCGGCTCATCGACCTCTCGGCCGACAAGATCATCAAGACGGCGCGGGCTACCGGAGCCGCCATCTCGGGACCCATCCCGCTGCCGACCAAACGCTCGGTGTACACCGTGCTCCGCTCCCCGCACATCGATAAGAAGTCGCGGGAGCAGTTCGAGACGCGTATCCACAAGCGGCTCATCGACATCCACAACGCCACTCCCAAGACCGTGGATGCCCTGATGAAGCTCGAACTGCCGGGCGGAGTCGACGTGGAGATCAAGGTCTGAAGGCCGGAGGCCGCAGGAAAACCCAGGGCGAGAACAGACGATGGTAGGGATTATCGGACGAAAGCTGGGCATGACGCGCCTCTTCGGCGAGCGCGGGGAAGCCATCCCGGTCACAGTGATCGAGGCGGGACCCTGCTACGTAACGCAGGTGAAAACGGAAGCGAAGGACGGCTACAATGCCGTCCAGCTCGGATTCGATGAGGTAAAGGAGCGTAGCCTGAACAAACCGCTCCTCGGCCATCTGAAAAAAGCCGGCGTGAAGGCCCTCCGCATCCTGAGGGAGTTCCGCGATTTTCAGCTGGATAAGCCCGTGGAGCCCGGCCAGGAAATCCGGGTTGACATCTTCCGCGAAGGGGACCTGGTGGACGTAACGGGCTACTCCAAGGGCCGGGGATTCGCAGGCGTCGTGAAGCGGCATCGGTTCGGAGGCGGCCCCAAGACGCACGGCCAGTCCGATCGATGGCGGGCCCCGGGCTCTCTCGGGCAGTCGTCCTTCCCCTCGCGCGTGTTCAAGGGGCTTCGCATGGCCGGCCGCATGGGAAACCGCCGGGTCACGGTGAAGAACCTGCGGGTGGTGAAGGTCGACCCGGAGAACAATCTGCTCGTGGTCAAGGGCGCGGTTCCGGGCTCGGTGAAGGGGATTGTGACGATCAAGCGACAGTAGGCGAACATGAAGGTAGACCTGTACAAGACAGACGGTACGGTTGCAGGCGAGCAGGTCGAGCTCCCCGAGGCCATTTTCGGGGCCAAGCCAAACCGGCACGTGGTTTGGATGGCCGTGCGCGCCTACCTGGCCAACCAGCGGCAAGGGACGGCGATGACCAAGAACCGGGCGCTGGTCAGCGGCGGTGGTCGTAAGCCCTGGCGTCAGAAAGGGACAGGGCGAGCACGGGCAGGTACCATCCGTTCGCCCCTCTGGCGGCACGGCGGACGGGTCTTCGGGCCCCTGCCCCGCGACTACAGCCAGGATCTCCCCAAGAAGGTCAAGCGCCTGGCGAGGATCTCCGCCCTGAGCGCGCGCTTCCAGGACGGCCGCATCCGAGTGGTGGAGGACTTCTCGGTCACCAGCGGGAAGACGCGCGACCTGTACGCGATCCTCCGCAACCTGGGGCTGACGGATCGGAAAGTGCTCTTGCTCACGCCCGAAGTGGACCTGATGACCTACCGGGCGGGACGCAATATCCCCAACCTGATCGTGCGTCCCGCGGAGCAGGCCTCGACCTATGACCTGCTCAACTGCGATGTGGTATTGATCCAGAAAAGCGCCGTGGCGCAAATGGAGAGGGTGCTGGGGTCATGAGCAATCCCTATAAGATCCTGATCCGGCCGATCCTTACGGAGAAGACGCTCAAGCTGCAAGAGACGCAGCGGAAGTACGCGTTTGAGGTCGACCGGAACGCCACCAAGATCGACATCAAGCGGGCGGTGGAGGCTCGTTTCGACGTGTCTGTGCAGAAGGTGAACACCCTAACCGTGCACGGCAAGACCAAGCGCTCCCAGACCCGTCGTGCCCTTACGCGCGGCCGAAGACGCAGCTGGAAGAAAGCCATTGTCACGCTGCGTCCAGGGGATACCATTGATTTCCTCGGCGGAGCAGCCAGTTGATCCTGTGGAGCTGAACGATGCCCGTGAAGACCTTTAAACCGGTGACGCCAGGACTTCGCTTCAAGTCGGTCCTCACCTTCGAAGAGATCACCAAGACCGAGCCGGAGCGGAGTCTGCTCGAGCCCCTCAAGAAGACCGGCGGTCGGAACAACCAGGGGCGAATGACGGCCCGCCACCGCGGCGGCGGTCATAAGCGGATGTATCGGGTTATCGACTTCAAGCGCGATAAGGACGGCGTACCGGCCAAGGTGGCCGCCATCGAGTATGACCCGAACCGCTCCGCATTCATTGCCCTTCTCCATTACCTGGACGGGGAGAAGCGCTACATCATCGCCCCGCTGGGCCTGAAGGTGGGCGATATCGTGGAGAGTGGGCCGAATGCCCCCATCCGGGTGGGCAACGCCTTGCCCCTGCAGAACATCCCCCTGGGCACGCTGGTGCACAACGTGGAGTTGAAGCCGGGCAAAGGGGGGCAGCTTGCGCGAAGCGCTGGCACCTACGCCCAGCTGATGGCCAAAGAGGGCAAGTACGCCACCCTTCGTCTCCCCTCGGGCGAGATGAGGCTTGTACCCCTGGAGTGTCGGGCCACGGTGGGGCAGGTGAGCAACGTGGATCACGAGAACGTGAGCCTCGGGAAGGCTGGCCGCGCCCGCTGG
It contains:
- the rpsJ gene encoding 30S ribosomal protein S10, which produces MPGQKIRIKLKAYDHRLIDLSADKIIKTARATGAAISGPIPLPTKRSVYTVLRSPHIDKKSREQFETRIHKRLIDIHNATPKTVDALMKLELPGGVDVEIKV
- the rplC gene encoding 50S ribosomal protein L3, whose translation is MVGIIGRKLGMTRLFGERGEAIPVTVIEAGPCYVTQVKTEAKDGYNAVQLGFDEVKERSLNKPLLGHLKKAGVKALRILREFRDFQLDKPVEPGQEIRVDIFREGDLVDVTGYSKGRGFAGVVKRHRFGGGPKTHGQSDRWRAPGSLGQSSFPSRVFKGLRMAGRMGNRRVTVKNLRVVKVDPENNLLVVKGAVPGSVKGIVTIKRQ
- the rplD gene encoding 50S ribosomal protein L4, encoding MKVDLYKTDGTVAGEQVELPEAIFGAKPNRHVVWMAVRAYLANQRQGTAMTKNRALVSGGGRKPWRQKGTGRARAGTIRSPLWRHGGRVFGPLPRDYSQDLPKKVKRLARISALSARFQDGRIRVVEDFSVTSGKTRDLYAILRNLGLTDRKVLLLTPEVDLMTYRAGRNIPNLIVRPAEQASTYDLLNCDVVLIQKSAVAQMERVLGS
- the rplW gene encoding 50S ribosomal protein L23, encoding MSNPYKILIRPILTEKTLKLQETQRKYAFEVDRNATKIDIKRAVEARFDVSVQKVNTLTVHGKTKRSQTRRALTRGRRRSWKKAIVTLRPGDTIDFLGGAAS
- the rplB gene encoding 50S ribosomal protein L2, with the translated sequence MPVKTFKPVTPGLRFKSVLTFEEITKTEPERSLLEPLKKTGGRNNQGRMTARHRGGGHKRMYRVIDFKRDKDGVPAKVAAIEYDPNRSAFIALLHYLDGEKRYIIAPLGLKVGDIVESGPNAPIRVGNALPLQNIPLGTLVHNVELKPGKGGQLARSAGTYAQLMAKEGKYATLRLPSGEMRLVPLECRATVGQVSNVDHENVSLGKAGRARWLGWRPFVRGVAMNPIDHPMGGGEGKTSGGRHPCSPWGLLSKGKKTRGKKPSDKYIVQRRK